From a region of the Rhipicephalus microplus isolate Deutch F79 chromosome X, USDA_Rmic, whole genome shotgun sequence genome:
- the LOC142775053 gene encoding uncharacterized protein LOC142775053, translated as MFRKSFPTLLQDHFTEDQFEPIILKNTGEKKLRPFATPSIFLHRPVAKPRKPPPKRTRVESTDDPKVKQNTQVDVEPQPVNTENDVPDMQLDLQIPAPFQPQSTQAGSAKMP; from the exons ATGTTCAGAAAGTCGTTTCCAACTCTGCTACAGGATCATTTCACAGAAGACCAGTTTGAACCGATTATTCTCAAAAATACCGGTGAAAAGAAGCTAAGGCCATTTGCGACGCCAAGCATCTTTTTGCATCGACCAGTTGCAAAGCCACGCAAGCCACCCCCTAAAAGAACAAGAGTGGAAAGTACTG ATGACCCCAAAGTCAAGCAAAACACACAGGTCGATGTCGAACCTCAGCCAGTCAACACTGAGAATG ATGTTCCTGATATGCAACTAGACCTACAGATCCCTGCTCCATTCCAGCCACAAAGTACACAGGCTG